A window of Apium graveolens cultivar Ventura chromosome 8, ASM990537v1, whole genome shotgun sequence contains these coding sequences:
- the LOC141680795 gene encoding uncharacterized protein LOC141680795 produces the protein MRFRDKFVQWLRACVTTPRFSVKINSALTGYFRGAKGLRQGDPLSPYLFSIGMNVCLVCSPIARVTFIITGNARASNSATFSMWMMLLFSRRDKDSIYHIMSSLDAFSKLSDLKPSIHKSTVS, from the coding sequence ATGCGGTTCCGTGACAAATTTGTGCAGTGGCTTAGGGCTTGTGTCACTACGCCCCGGTTCTCTGTGAAGATTAATAGTGCTTTGACAGGTTACTTTAGAGGAGCGAAGGGTCTTCGTCAAGGTGACCCTCTCTCCCCGTATTTATTCTCTATTGGCATGAATGTTTGTCTTGTTTGCTCTCCAATAGCCCGAGTAACTTTCATCATCACTGGAAATGCAAGAGCCTCAAACTCAGCTACCTTTTCTATGTGGATGATGCTGCTTTTCTCTCGAAGGGACAAAGACTCGATTTATCATATTATGAGCAGCCTTGATGCTTTCTCCAAATTAAGCGATCTCAAGCCTAGCATACACAAAAGCACTGTTTCTTGA
- the LOC141680793 gene encoding uncharacterized protein LOC141680793 yields the protein MDMGKNKGGSMGLSYPMLNRTNYTVWAMKMRVLMQAHGVWEAIEQADPKTRTVEDRVDKVALVMIYQSVPKDMLLSLLEKKKAKDAWEALRIISQGADRVKAAKVQTLKSEFETLSMKDTEALDDFCLKLNGLVTNICVLGEDVKEAYVVKKLLCAVPQKFL from the coding sequence ATGGATATGGGAAAGAATAAGGGAGGATCAATGGGTCTGAGTTACCCCATGTTAAACCGAACGAACTACACCGTGTGGGCAATGAAAATGAGAGTGCTAATGCAGGCACATGGAGTCTGGGAGGCGATTGAACAAGCCGATCCAAAGACAAGAACCGTAGAAGACCGGGTAGACAAGGTGGCTCTTGTAATGATCTATCAGAGTGTCCCAAAGGATATGTTACTCTCTCTTTTGGAGAAGAAGAAGGCAAAAGATGCCTGGGAAGCGCTGCGAATCATAAGTCAGGGTGCAGACAGGGTTAAGGCGGCTAAAGTACAAAccttaaaatcagaatttgagaCCTTGAGTATGAAAGATACGGAGGCACTGGATGATTTCTGTTTGAAACTCAATGGGTTGGTGACAAACATATGTGTACTGGGAGAGGATGTGAAAGAAGCCTACGTGGTTAAGAAACTGCTATGTGCAGTTCCACAAAAGTTCCTGTAA